The Streptomyces sp. RKAG293 genome includes a region encoding these proteins:
- a CDS encoding CoA transferase, translating into MSDSDPSGNGPLDGCLVIELSHALAGPHAAMMLGDLGARVIKIETPGHGDEARGWGPPFVGPDQTPESTYFLSCNRNKESVTADLKTEQGRELLTRLLRQADVLVENFRPGVLERLGFPLQQMREANPQLVVLSVSGFGHDGPHGGRAGYDQIAQGEAGLMSLTGEPGAPVKVGTPVADLLAGVFGVTAVLAALLERHTTQRGQVVRTSLLSSVVGLHSFQGTSWTIAGQEPSATGNQHPAIAPYGLFHCSDGDLQLAAGSDRLWRAVAAITGLDPADPRYATNADRVRHRTDLAAALDAVFARDTVDAWIERLDAAGVPVGRVRTVAEVYSWEQTRQQGLLIDVDHSTLGTITLPGPPWRFETGGRSRHNAPPTLGQHTTSVRAWLDQADPPAPHP; encoded by the coding sequence ATGTCCGACTCTGACCCGTCAGGAAACGGTCCGCTCGACGGCTGCCTGGTGATCGAGCTGTCCCATGCTCTGGCCGGCCCGCACGCTGCGATGATGCTCGGCGATCTGGGCGCACGGGTGATCAAGATCGAGACGCCCGGCCACGGCGACGAGGCCCGCGGCTGGGGTCCGCCTTTCGTCGGTCCGGATCAGACACCCGAATCCACGTACTTTCTCTCCTGCAACCGCAACAAGGAATCCGTCACCGCCGACCTCAAGACTGAGCAGGGCCGGGAACTGCTCACGCGGCTGCTGCGCCAAGCGGACGTACTCGTTGAGAACTTCCGCCCTGGCGTTCTGGAGCGCCTCGGGTTCCCGTTGCAGCAAATGCGGGAGGCCAACCCCCAGCTGGTCGTACTCTCCGTGAGTGGGTTCGGCCACGACGGTCCCCACGGCGGCCGTGCCGGCTACGACCAGATCGCCCAGGGCGAAGCCGGACTGATGAGCCTGACCGGTGAACCCGGAGCCCCCGTCAAGGTGGGCACCCCAGTCGCTGACCTGCTGGCCGGGGTCTTCGGTGTGACCGCGGTGCTCGCCGCGCTGCTCGAACGCCACACCACCCAGCGCGGCCAGGTGGTGCGCACCTCACTGCTCTCCTCAGTGGTCGGGCTCCACAGTTTCCAGGGAACAAGCTGGACCATCGCCGGGCAGGAACCGTCGGCCACCGGCAATCAGCACCCCGCCATTGCCCCCTACGGCCTGTTCCACTGTTCGGACGGAGACCTCCAACTAGCAGCCGGAAGTGATCGGTTGTGGCGCGCTGTCGCGGCCATCACCGGTCTGGACCCCGCTGATCCCCGCTACGCCACGAACGCCGACCGGGTCCGGCACCGCACCGACCTGGCCGCCGCCCTCGACGCCGTGTTCGCCCGCGATACCGTCGACGCCTGGATCGAGCGTCTCGACGCGGCCGGCGTACCCGTCGGCCGCGTACGCACCGTGGCCGAAGTCTACTCATGGGAGCAGACCCGCCAGCAGGGCCTACTCATCGATGTCGACCACTCCACTCTCGGCACGATCACCCTGCCCGGACCCCCCTGGCGCTTCGAGACCGGCGGCCGTTCCCGGCACAACGCCCCGCCGACCCTTGGCCAGCACACCACCTCCGTGCGCGCCTGGCTCGACCAGGCCGATCCACCGGCTCCCCATCCCTAG
- a CDS encoding bile acid:sodium symporter family protein, with protein sequence MPGNAPPRAAVSRSLWPTWLRIDPYIAALIATVACAALLPATGAAAAPTSAAANGAVTVLFFLYGTRLSSQEAADGLRHWRLHLAIIASTFILFPLLGVAARFLVPHVIAPQLYPGLLYLCLLPSTVQSSIAFTAIARGNVAAAICAGTYSSLLGMVATPLLATTLLGSAATFSPDRLFAVATQLLLPFLTGHLLRPWIGAFINRRHTALRLFDRSSVLLVVYTAFSQGTAQGIWHQTAPLRLLTLLAVEVVLLALVLTVTGIGATALGFGRADRITIVFAGSKKSLVNGLPMASILFGAKAALAVLPVMLFHQMQLMVCAVIARRWSRHPIIEASRQERSAPSVPAK encoded by the coding sequence ATGCCGGGCAACGCACCGCCGAGAGCCGCCGTGTCCCGCAGCCTGTGGCCGACCTGGCTGCGGATCGACCCCTACATCGCGGCTCTGATCGCTACCGTCGCGTGCGCCGCGCTGCTCCCCGCGACCGGCGCCGCCGCTGCACCTACGAGTGCCGCCGCAAATGGCGCGGTCACCGTGCTCTTCTTCCTCTACGGCACACGGCTCTCCTCCCAGGAAGCTGCCGACGGCCTGCGCCACTGGCGCCTCCACCTCGCCATCATCGCCAGCACCTTCATTCTGTTCCCATTACTCGGCGTGGCCGCCCGCTTCCTGGTGCCCCACGTCATCGCGCCACAGCTCTACCCCGGCTTGCTCTACCTGTGTCTCCTGCCATCCACCGTCCAGTCCTCCATCGCCTTCACCGCCATCGCACGCGGCAACGTCGCCGCCGCCATCTGCGCGGGCACATACTCCAGCCTCCTCGGCATGGTCGCCACCCCCCTGCTCGCCACCACCCTGCTGGGCTCAGCCGCAACCTTCTCCCCCGATCGGCTCTTCGCCGTCGCCACCCAACTGCTGCTCCCGTTCCTCACCGGACACCTGCTGCGCCCATGGATCGGCGCCTTCATCAACCGCCGGCACACGGCACTGCGCCTGTTCGACCGCAGCTCAGTGCTTCTGGTCGTTTACACGGCCTTCAGCCAGGGCACTGCACAGGGCATTTGGCACCAGACGGCACCGCTACGACTGCTCACTCTGTTGGCGGTGGAAGTGGTCTTGCTTGCCCTGGTCCTGACCGTCACCGGGATCGGCGCTACGGCGTTGGGGTTCGGGCGTGCGGACCGGATCACGATCGTCTTCGCAGGGTCGAAGAAGAGCCTGGTCAACGGCCTTCCCATGGCCTCGATTCTCTTCGGCGCGAAAGCGGCCCTGGCCGTCCTTCCGGTCATGCTGTTCCATCAGATGCAGCTGATGGTGTGCGCAGTCATTGCCCGACGCTGGTCACGGCACCCCATCATCGAGGCCTCACGGCAGGAGCGGAGCGCCCCGTCCGTCCCGGCAAAGTAG
- a CDS encoding response regulator transcription factor translates to MRRALAELLIVEDDAEIASELNRALVGHGYQVARAATGGQAAEQARRRPPDLVLLDLGLPDVDGVEVCRRLRALLPVETVIVVLTARILEFEVVVALDAGADDYLTKPFRLTELLARLRAHLRRRATVAGPPVIRIGGTRIDTHTRRVHIGDREVHLRPKEFDLLATLAGSAGAVVSREHLMAEVWDEHWFGPTKTLDVHVSALRRKLADADDRGGECITTVRGKGYRYETGAPPVR, encoded by the coding sequence GTGCGTAGGGCGCTCGCGGAGTTGTTGATCGTCGAAGACGACGCTGAGATCGCGTCCGAACTCAACCGGGCGCTGGTCGGCCACGGATACCAGGTGGCTCGGGCCGCTACCGGCGGACAGGCCGCCGAGCAGGCCAGACGTCGCCCGCCGGACCTGGTCCTGCTGGACCTCGGCCTGCCGGACGTCGACGGGGTGGAGGTATGCCGCAGACTGCGCGCCCTCCTACCAGTGGAGACCGTCATCGTCGTCCTCACCGCACGCATCCTGGAGTTCGAAGTAGTGGTCGCCCTCGACGCCGGCGCGGACGACTATCTCACCAAGCCGTTCCGCCTGACCGAACTGCTGGCCCGGCTGCGCGCGCACCTGCGCCGCCGAGCCACTGTGGCCGGACCGCCAGTGATACGGATCGGCGGCACCCGAATCGACACCCACACCCGCAGGGTGCACATCGGCGACCGCGAAGTCCACCTGCGCCCCAAAGAGTTCGACCTGCTCGCTACCCTTGCCGGGTCGGCCGGAGCCGTCGTGAGCCGTGAACATCTGATGGCGGAGGTCTGGGACGAACACTGGTTCGGCCCTACCAAGACCCTGGATGTGCATGTCTCGGCGCTGCGACGTAAGCTCGCCGACGCCGATGACCGCGGAGGAGAGTGCATCACCACGGTGCGTGGCAAAGGGTACCGGTACGAGACAGGCGCACCACCAGTACGCTGA
- a CDS encoding ABC transporter ATP-binding protein, which produces MSGTAPARAKDEDMAGPYALDARDLYRFFRSGAEETLALRGVSLHVGRGETVAVVGPSGSGKSTLLACLAGLDEPAGGVVRVGGERISHRPEAERARARIRRIGVLLQSGNLIAHLSVRDNIRLVHMAAGRSRGPAPDADRLLEQVGLSSRARALPHELAGGELARAGLAVALANDPDILLADEPTGELDGQTEQRVLALLRDRAKDGRGVLVVTHSPEVVRIADRVISLRDGRIES; this is translated from the coding sequence ATGAGCGGAACCGCGCCCGCACGGGCCAAGGACGAGGACATGGCCGGGCCCTACGCCCTCGACGCACGGGACCTCTACCGGTTCTTCCGCTCGGGGGCGGAAGAAACCCTCGCCCTGCGCGGGGTCAGCCTGCACGTCGGCCGAGGGGAGACGGTCGCGGTCGTGGGCCCCTCCGGATCGGGGAAATCGACCCTTCTGGCGTGTCTGGCGGGGTTGGACGAGCCCGCCGGCGGGGTGGTTCGTGTCGGCGGGGAGCGCATCAGCCACCGGCCGGAAGCCGAGCGGGCTCGGGCGCGGATCCGCCGCATCGGCGTGCTGCTGCAGTCCGGCAACCTCATCGCGCACCTCAGCGTGCGCGACAACATTCGCCTCGTCCATATGGCAGCGGGACGCAGCCGAGGTCCGGCGCCGGACGCGGACCGCCTCCTCGAGCAGGTGGGCCTCAGCAGCCGGGCGCGGGCGCTGCCGCATGAACTGGCCGGCGGTGAACTGGCGCGTGCGGGTCTGGCGGTCGCCCTGGCCAACGACCCGGACATCCTGCTCGCCGACGAGCCCACCGGTGAACTCGACGGACAGACCGAGCAGCGGGTACTGGCCCTGCTCAGGGACCGTGCGAAGGACGGCCGCGGGGTCCTCGTGGTCACCCACAGCCCCGAGGTCGTCCGGATCGCCGACCGGGTCATCAGCCTGCGCGACGGAAGGATCGAGTCATGA
- a CDS encoding ABC transporter ATP-binding protein, whose protein sequence is MNAPMSARAPADTVLVSCQNVARTFGRGAGAVVAVHGTYCLVRAHDRVAVMGPSGSGKSTLLHLMAGLERPTGGTVTWPGFSADGGLRARDVGVVFQSPSLINTLDVAENAGLPLVLAGRPEAEARRQALEALDLVGAGDLMGKLPQELSGGQAQRVAIARVLALRPRLVLADEPTGQLDRVTGRYIVDVLLGVADQIGAALVVSTHDPSVGERFPARWTMSDGRLTVPFDSGPPTAGATHRGDTP, encoded by the coding sequence ATGAACGCCCCGATGTCGGCCCGAGCCCCGGCCGACACGGTACTGGTGAGTTGCCAGAACGTCGCGCGGACCTTCGGCAGAGGAGCGGGCGCCGTGGTCGCGGTGCACGGCACCTACTGCCTGGTGCGCGCGCACGACAGGGTCGCGGTCATGGGTCCCTCTGGATCCGGGAAGTCAACGCTGCTGCACCTGATGGCCGGCCTGGAACGGCCGACCGGCGGCACCGTGACCTGGCCCGGTTTCTCCGCCGATGGCGGACTGCGCGCACGGGACGTCGGGGTCGTCTTCCAGAGCCCGAGTCTGATCAACACTCTGGACGTGGCCGAGAACGCCGGTCTCCCGTTGGTCCTGGCCGGCAGGCCCGAGGCCGAGGCCCGGCGGCAGGCGCTCGAAGCGCTCGACCTCGTGGGGGCGGGCGATCTGATGGGCAAGCTTCCCCAGGAGCTCTCCGGCGGCCAGGCCCAACGGGTCGCCATCGCCCGTGTGCTGGCGCTGCGGCCCCGGCTGGTGCTGGCCGATGAACCCACCGGGCAACTGGACCGTGTCACCGGCCGGTACATCGTCGACGTCCTGCTGGGCGTGGCCGACCAGATCGGTGCCGCACTGGTCGTCAGCACGCACGACCCCAGCGTCGGTGAGCGGTTCCCGGCGCGCTGGACGATGTCCGACGGCCGGCTGACCGTTCCCTTCGATTCCGGTCCGCCGACTGCGGGCGCCACTCACCGGGGAGACACACCATGA
- a CDS encoding HAMP domain-containing sensor histidine kinase, with the protein MRAHVVRVAVAAVLVALVLLAVPLAVVIQRSFFDDERGELERTALAAAVRVGPQFAAGDEVELPAPETEGQLGVYDLTMRLRSGSGSAQADDVTRRAARGVVVRGGSGSDLVVAVPVSTSEQVIGVVRATTPTSEVWHRILLTWLALLGVVLLALGAAIAVARRQARALSRPLESLSCTAQAVADGDLTARAGRCGIVEIDQLATAQNTMVARLTTLLQRERHFSANASHQLRNPLAGLQLGLETALDATRAPDAELRQALEDALERSQHLQRTVDEVLRLAGAPSGDMVPAPDETAVELIARAERRWHGAFAEAGRRLDVAVHSEARSFRLPGRTTDQVLDVLLDNALRHGRGTVLITVREATGAIALDVTDEGALRITPRAAFERGTTTGFGSGIGLAVAREMAEAAGGRLTVSATAPTAFTLLLPGPVV; encoded by the coding sequence ATGAGAGCGCATGTGGTGCGAGTGGCCGTCGCCGCGGTCCTGGTGGCCCTCGTCCTGCTCGCCGTCCCCCTGGCGGTAGTGATCCAGCGGTCCTTCTTCGACGACGAGCGCGGGGAACTGGAGAGGACAGCGCTGGCCGCTGCCGTCCGCGTCGGACCGCAGTTCGCGGCCGGTGACGAAGTGGAACTGCCCGCACCGGAAACGGAAGGACAACTGGGCGTCTACGACCTCACGATGCGGCTGCGCTCGGGCTCGGGTTCCGCGCAGGCCGACGACGTGACGCGGCGTGCGGCCCGTGGAGTGGTGGTGCGCGGGGGCTCCGGAAGTGACCTGGTCGTCGCGGTGCCTGTCTCGACCTCGGAACAGGTCATCGGCGTCGTCCGCGCCACGACCCCGACCTCGGAGGTATGGCACCGTATCCTGCTGACCTGGCTGGCGCTCCTGGGCGTGGTGCTCCTGGCCCTGGGCGCCGCGATCGCCGTCGCCCGGCGGCAAGCGCGGGCACTCAGCCGACCCCTGGAGTCCCTGTCCTGCACGGCGCAGGCCGTCGCCGACGGTGACCTCACCGCGCGCGCGGGACGCTGCGGCATTGTGGAGATCGATCAGCTGGCCACGGCCCAGAACACCATGGTCGCGCGGCTGACCACCCTCCTGCAGCGCGAACGGCATTTCAGCGCCAATGCCTCACACCAGCTGCGCAACCCACTGGCAGGACTGCAGCTCGGACTCGAAACCGCGCTGGACGCGACCCGGGCCCCCGACGCAGAGCTGCGACAGGCACTCGAGGACGCACTCGAACGATCGCAGCACCTCCAGCGGACCGTTGACGAAGTCCTTCGCCTGGCCGGCGCACCTTCCGGCGACATGGTCCCCGCGCCCGATGAAACCGCCGTCGAACTCATCGCACGGGCAGAACGCCGCTGGCACGGCGCGTTCGCCGAAGCGGGTCGGCGGCTGGATGTCGCGGTCCATTCCGAGGCCCGCTCGTTTCGTCTCCCGGGCCGCACCACCGACCAGGTCCTCGACGTCCTCCTCGACAACGCGCTGCGACATGGCCGGGGCACCGTGCTGATCACCGTGCGTGAAGCGACCGGGGCCATCGCCCTGGATGTCACGGACGAAGGGGCCCTGCGCATCACCCCGCGGGCCGCTTTCGAACGGGGCACCACCACTGGGTTCGGCAGCGGTATCGGACTGGCGGTCGCGCGGGAGATGGCCGAGGCGGCGGGCGGACGGCTCACTGTCAGCGCCACCGCCCCCACGGCCTTCACCCTTCTGCTACCGGGCCCGGTGGTGTAG
- a CDS encoding ZIP family metal transporter: MSSSQIALLGAVAGFTIYLGLPLGRLRNAAPRLRAGLNAVAIGVLVFLVWDILTHAWEPTDAALSDKHWGTALVGGTVLAAGLAIGLAGLVHYDRWAAARRAKSTLPHGPGAADTAELAPAKRSQAGELALMIATGIGLHNFAEGLAIGNSAAQGEISLAVLLVIGFGLHNATEGFGIVAPLAAEGERPTWTTLLWLGLIGGGPTFLGTLLGQHLVNDTLSIAFLGLAAGSILYVVIELLAVARRAAASKELTTWCILLGLLLGFATDAVVTAAGV, encoded by the coding sequence ATGTCCAGTTCCCAGATTGCTCTGCTCGGCGCGGTGGCGGGGTTCACGATCTACCTCGGGCTTCCGCTGGGCAGGTTGCGCAACGCCGCGCCCCGGTTGAGGGCGGGCTTGAATGCCGTTGCGATCGGTGTCCTGGTGTTCCTCGTCTGGGACATCCTGACCCATGCGTGGGAGCCCACGGACGCGGCGCTGAGCGACAAGCACTGGGGGACCGCGCTCGTCGGGGGAACGGTGCTGGCTGCCGGGCTGGCGATTGGACTCGCCGGGTTGGTGCATTACGACCGCTGGGCGGCGGCACGGCGGGCCAAGTCCACGCTCCCGCACGGCCCCGGTGCCGCGGATACCGCCGAACTCGCCCCCGCCAAGCGGTCGCAGGCCGGCGAGCTCGCTTTGATGATCGCTACCGGTATCGGGCTGCACAACTTCGCCGAAGGGCTGGCGATCGGCAACTCCGCCGCCCAGGGTGAGATTTCCCTGGCGGTGCTGCTGGTCATCGGTTTCGGTCTGCACAATGCCACCGAAGGGTTCGGCATCGTCGCTCCCCTGGCTGCTGAGGGTGAGCGCCCGACGTGGACGACGCTGCTCTGGCTGGGACTGATCGGCGGCGGGCCGACGTTCCTGGGCACCCTTCTTGGACAGCACCTGGTCAACGACACCTTGTCGATCGCGTTCCTCGGCCTGGCCGCCGGATCCATCCTCTATGTCGTCATCGAACTTCTCGCGGTGGCCCGTCGTGCGGCGGCGTCGAAGGAACTGACGACATGGTGCATCCTGCTCGGCCTGCTCCTCGGATTCGCGACTGATGCCGTAGTCACCGCTGCCGGGGTATGA